From the Rhodoferax mekongensis genome, one window contains:
- a CDS encoding Crp/Fnr family transcriptional regulator, translating to MDEPILTIEERSAINGGRWFSTLSPSLKHDILRCAFVKRFKDGDLIAARGEPPEEWIACAKGAVRVSSTSISGKQITLTYVEPGIWFGDVAIFDGDRRTHDAYAHGDTTILCVAKADFKKILATHVELYEAMLRLHARRIRQLYGLVEDLNTLPLRARLAKQLLHLVRSYGVPSLSDGSEVRIGLQLAQEELAQLLGASRQRVNQELKAMEREEAIRIEPGGLVIRDRAALMRVIESDS from the coding sequence ATGGACGAACCCATTCTTACTATCGAAGAACGCTCTGCCATCAATGGTGGACGCTGGTTTTCAACGCTTTCACCTTCACTTAAACACGACATCCTTCGATGCGCATTTGTCAAACGCTTCAAAGACGGCGACCTGATCGCTGCTCGCGGGGAACCACCGGAAGAGTGGATCGCCTGCGCGAAAGGGGCTGTGAGGGTGAGTTCGACTTCCATCTCTGGAAAGCAAATCACGTTGACCTATGTCGAGCCGGGCATCTGGTTTGGCGACGTGGCGATCTTCGATGGAGACCGGCGCACGCACGATGCCTACGCACACGGGGACACTACGATTCTGTGTGTCGCCAAGGCCGACTTCAAAAAGATTCTGGCGACCCATGTGGAACTGTACGAGGCAATGCTACGGCTGCACGCTCGACGTATCAGGCAACTGTACGGCTTGGTCGAGGACCTGAACACCCTGCCACTCAGGGCCAGGCTCGCCAAACAGCTTTTGCATTTGGTGCGCAGCTATGGCGTTCCTTCGCTGAGCGACGGCAGCGAGGTTCGCATCGGTCTTCAGTTGGCCCAAGAGGAACTTGCGCAGTTGCTGGGTGCATCACGTCAACGCGTCAACCAGGAGCTCAAAGCCATGGAACGCGAAGAGGCCATTCGTATAGAACCAGGCGGCTTGGTCATCCGGGATCGGGCTGCGCTCATGCGGGTCATCGAGTCCGACAGTTAA